Proteins encoded in a region of the Orcinus orca chromosome X, mOrcOrc1.1, whole genome shotgun sequence genome:
- the PLAC1 gene encoding placenta-specific protein 1, translating to MKVFNLIGGLVFLTSVFLACSGENPITVLCSIDWFMVTVHPYMLNNDVYVHFHELHLGLGCPANHVQPYAYQFTYRVAECGITAKAVSQDVVLYRTELHYAPKHTSSKYVIPVSCTAPQRSPWFTMPCSREVASEGAITTQDGETCYEVFTSSQSSQRPNRDCPPCVFNEEGQTQGPHHQAEA from the coding sequence ATGAAAGTTTTCAACTTGATAGGAGGGCTAGTCTTCCTCACCTCTGTGTTTTTGGCCTGTTCCGGAGAAAATCCGATAACTGTACTGTGCTCCATAGACTGGTTCATGGTCACCGTACACCCCTACATGTTGAACAATGACGTATATGTGCACTTTCATGAGTTACACTTGGGACTGGGTTGCCCTGCCAACCATGTTCAGCCCTATGCCTACCAGTTCACCTACCGTGTCGCGGAATGTGGCATCACGGCCAAGGCAGTCTCTCAGGACGTGGTTCTCTACAGAACCGAGCTGCACTATGCTCCCAAGCATACGTCGTCTAAGTACGTGATCCCAGTGTCCTGCACTGCCCCCCAACGTTCCCCGTGGTTCACGATGCCCTGCTCCAGGGAAGTAGCCAGCGAGGGAGCCATCACAACCCAGGATGGTGAGACATGCTATGAGGTGTTCACCTCATCACAGTCCAGCCAAAGGCCCAACCGTGATTGTCCACCTTGTGTCTTCAACGAGGAAGGGCAGACgcagggcccacatcaccaagcagaGGCTTAG